One genomic segment of Desulfovibrio oxyclinae DSM 11498 includes these proteins:
- a CDS encoding adenylate kinase, whose product MNILIFGPNGSGKGTQGTLVKDKYDLDHIESGAIFRKHIGGGTELGLKAKEYINKGELVPDDITIPMVLDVLQNAGENGWLLDGFPRSLVQAEKLWEALQNDGVALDYVIEIKLPREVAKARIMGRRLCENNPNHPNNVGIPAIAPEGDTCRVCGGALSARDDDQDEAAIDKRHDIYYDEETGTMAGCNFYKNMKDASFKIIELDGEQSIDEIKNYLVSQLD is encoded by the coding sequence ATGAACATCCTGATTTTTGGCCCCAACGGCTCCGGCAAAGGCACCCAGGGCACCCTGGTGAAAGACAAGTACGACCTGGATCATATCGAATCCGGCGCCATCTTCCGCAAGCACATCGGCGGCGGCACCGAACTCGGTCTGAAGGCCAAGGAGTACATCAACAAGGGTGAACTGGTTCCGGACGACATCACCATCCCGATGGTGCTCGACGTTCTGCAGAACGCTGGCGAAAACGGTTGGCTCCTCGATGGTTTCCCCCGTTCCCTCGTTCAGGCTGAAAAGCTGTGGGAAGCCCTGCAGAATGACGGCGTTGCTCTCGACTACGTGATCGAGATCAAGCTGCCCCGCGAAGTCGCCAAGGCTCGCATCATGGGTCGCCGCCTCTGTGAAAACAATCCGAACCACCCCAACAACGTCGGCATCCCCGCCATCGCTCCCGAAGGCGACACGTGCCGCGTCTGCGGTGGCGCCCTCTCCGCTCGCGACGACGACCAGGACGAGGCCGCAATCGACAAGCGTCACGACATCTACTACGACGAAGAAACCGGAACCATGGCTGGCTGCAACTTCTACAAGAACATGAAGGATGCCAGCTTTAAGATCATCGAGCTCGACGGCGAACAGTCCATCGACGAAATCAAGAACTACCTGGTTTCCCAGCTCGACTAG
- a CDS encoding HAD family acid phosphatase produces the protein MRLHHLLVLAFLLITLQGCAATHAERVGLIPLPEMKKQITAYHLSGDYDADVANVAADGLDTVLNDIESRQIPRPLVVMDIDETTLSNFEIKQKLDYCYSPKLWNEWIKQADAPAITPMLRLFRALREHDVPVVFLTGRNESMRSLTVQNLERAGYRDWHELLMAPAGTPGDAVNDFKKRSMDRLTAQGWTIVATFGDQPGDGYQESLNFFKLPNYMYSVP, from the coding sequence ATGAGATTGCACCACCTGCTTGTACTGGCGTTTCTGCTCATAACGCTTCAAGGCTGCGCCGCCACTCATGCGGAACGTGTAGGCCTCATTCCATTGCCGGAAATGAAAAAACAGATAACGGCCTATCATCTCAGCGGCGACTATGATGCCGATGTGGCAAACGTCGCGGCAGATGGGCTCGACACTGTTTTGAATGATATTGAAAGCAGGCAGATCCCTCGGCCGCTGGTCGTCATGGATATTGACGAAACGACTCTGTCCAACTTCGAGATCAAACAGAAGCTGGATTATTGCTACTCGCCGAAGCTATGGAACGAATGGATTAAGCAGGCGGATGCCCCAGCCATAACGCCCATGCTGCGCTTGTTCAGGGCGCTACGCGAGCATGATGTTCCGGTGGTATTTCTGACCGGCCGGAATGAAAGCATGCGCTCTCTGACGGTTCAGAATCTTGAAAGGGCAGGGTACAGGGATTGGCATGAGTTGCTTATGGCCCCTGCGGGAACACCGGGTGACGCGGTGAACGATTTCAAGAAACGGTCCATGGACAGACTTACGGCGCAGGGGTGGACTATCGTCGCAACTTTTGGCGACCAGCCGGGTGACGGATACCAGGAGTCCCTGAACTTCTTCAAGCTGCCCAACTATATGTATTCAGTGCCCTAG
- the tilS gene encoding tRNA lysidine(34) synthetase TilS: MEMTFPASFRDLPPKWAHFCLGIERFMRKELGVAPEDLQVLCAFSGGADSTALLLALHCLSLKNGGRVCAAHLDHGLRPKSDEDVLWCRQLCGQLNIPFQTERTDVAAEADASGRGIEETARVVRYKFLKQARSAEKLDWIATGHHLGDLSEDVVMRLVRGTGWPGLSGMPGVDRERSLMRPLLLTEKKTLCAFLETLGVSWREDETNADESMKRNRIRHTLMPLMLEENPNFPDSVARLWRLGRIDADYWLMQMNEATAGDLLSSAVLEEAHKALRLRLYKKYLDAVGSGQALADTLLKLDEAWLETRFGAVFQFPGDRVAKISPKGVLFGFKD; this comes from the coding sequence ATGGAGATGACGTTCCCGGCCAGTTTCAGGGATCTGCCTCCCAAGTGGGCCCATTTCTGTCTGGGAATCGAACGCTTCATGCGTAAGGAGCTCGGGGTTGCCCCCGAGGATCTGCAAGTTCTCTGCGCCTTTTCCGGCGGGGCGGATTCCACCGCCCTGCTTCTGGCGTTACACTGCCTCTCCCTTAAAAACGGCGGTCGCGTCTGCGCCGCGCACCTCGACCACGGACTTCGTCCGAAATCAGACGAAGATGTGTTGTGGTGCCGCCAGTTGTGCGGGCAGCTGAATATTCCATTTCAAACCGAACGTACGGATGTGGCGGCTGAGGCCGATGCTTCCGGGCGTGGCATCGAAGAAACCGCGCGCGTAGTTCGTTACAAATTTCTCAAACAGGCTCGTTCGGCGGAAAAACTCGACTGGATTGCCACCGGCCATCATCTGGGCGACCTGAGCGAAGACGTCGTGATGCGGCTTGTGCGCGGCACAGGCTGGCCGGGGCTTTCCGGAATGCCTGGCGTGGATCGTGAGAGAAGCCTGATGCGCCCCCTGCTGCTGACGGAAAAAAAGACACTTTGTGCGTTTCTGGAAACGCTTGGTGTGTCATGGCGCGAGGATGAGACGAACGCCGATGAATCCATGAAACGTAACCGGATCAGGCACACTCTTATGCCTCTCATGCTTGAGGAAAACCCGAACTTTCCAGACTCAGTGGCGCGACTGTGGCGATTGGGACGCATCGATGCGGACTACTGGCTTATGCAGATGAATGAAGCGACTGCGGGCGATCTTTTGTCTTCGGCGGTGCTGGAAGAGGCCCATAAAGCCCTGCGACTGCGTCTTTACAAGAAATATCTGGACGCCGTGGGGTCGGGACAGGCGCTTGCAGACACACTTTTGAAACTGGACGAGGCATGGTTGGAGACCCGATTCGGGGCAGTGTTCCAGTTTCCCGGCGACCGGGTTGCCAAAATTTCGCCCAAGGGTGTGCTTTTTGGCTTCAAGGATTGA
- the yajC gene encoding preprotein translocase subunit YajC — protein sequence MFFESVAFAAAPPANGAAGGAGGLLAGPLPMLILMFAIFYFLLIRPQQKKAKEHKQMLENLQVGDVVWTNGGIKGTIKLITDEILTLEIANGVEVEFQRGYVAGKFDPEAGKQAQKKDKKEKKEKK from the coding sequence ATGTTCTTCGAATCCGTTGCCTTTGCCGCCGCGCCCCCCGCAAACGGCGCCGCCGGCGGTGCGGGCGGACTGCTTGCCGGTCCGCTGCCCATGCTCATCCTGATGTTCGCCATCTTCTACTTCCTGCTCATCCGTCCGCAGCAGAAGAAGGCCAAGGAACACAAGCAGATGCTTGAGAACCTGCAGGTAGGCGACGTGGTCTGGACCAACGGCGGCATCAAGGGCACCATCAAGCTCATCACCGATGAGATTCTCACCCTCGAAATCGCCAACGGCGTTGAAGTGGAATTCCAGCGCGGCTATGTCGCCGGGAAGTTCGACCCCGAGGCCGGAAAGCAGGCCCAGAAAAAAGACAAGAAAGAAAAGAAAGAAAAGAAGTAG
- the ccsA gene encoding cytochrome c biogenesis protein CcsA, with amino-acid sequence MGLFEVLQLAIIGLYLLASVLQIVGIAAGNSRLKGIAGLVTMVGFVIHSLDIGLLTVNQAEMVVLSEGSFYMSILAWGVMVVYFLLWWRYKLDFLATTALPLALILFITSLALGGVAVKLPPQFTMLFFWLHIGTLVLALGLCAMGFGAGLAFLHYNRKIKTKAGLASLGKDTPSLTIFDRVNGMAVGSGFPLYTLGIVSSYIWYWINPDKLFVWDIVKISSLAVWVAFAYVFHQRIILKWRGRKPAVGMVVVFSLMVVSLIHHALTFKP; translated from the coding sequence ATGGGCTTGTTTGAAGTGCTGCAACTGGCCATTATCGGCCTGTATCTGCTGGCGAGCGTTCTGCAAATAGTTGGCATCGCCGCGGGTAATTCGCGTCTCAAAGGCATAGCCGGTCTCGTGACCATGGTCGGCTTCGTCATCCACTCGCTTGATATCGGTCTGCTGACCGTCAATCAGGCCGAAATGGTCGTGCTGAGCGAAGGAAGTTTCTACATGAGCATCCTCGCGTGGGGCGTGATGGTGGTCTATTTCCTGCTTTGGTGGCGGTATAAGCTCGACTTTCTGGCAACCACCGCGCTGCCGCTGGCGCTGATACTGTTCATTACCTCTCTTGCCCTTGGCGGTGTGGCCGTCAAGCTGCCGCCGCAGTTCACCATGCTTTTCTTCTGGCTGCACATCGGTACCCTCGTGCTCGCCCTCGGCCTTTGCGCAATGGGATTCGGCGCAGGGCTGGCTTTTTTGCATTACAACAGAAAAATCAAGACCAAGGCCGGACTGGCGAGTCTGGGCAAGGACACCCCTTCGCTGACCATCTTCGACAGGGTTAACGGCATGGCCGTGGGGAGCGGGTTCCCTCTGTATACGCTGGGAATAGTGTCTTCCTACATCTGGTACTGGATCAATCCCGACAAATTGTTCGTCTGGGATATCGTCAAGATTTCCTCGCTGGCCGTCTGGGTCGCGTTCGCGTACGTGTTCCACCAGCGCATCATACTCAAATGGCGCGGCAGGAAGCCGGCCGTCGGGATGGTCGTCGTATTCTCCCTGATGGTCGTTTCCCTGATTCATCACGCCCTGACGTTCAAGCCGTAA
- the hemA gene encoding glutamyl-tRNA reductase, translated as MENRIYLIGLNHRTAGVEVREKYALTNTENFEQATLANCPVKECMALSTCNRVEITVVAAEGVPEHEVTDALLSHWSAACGGSPAELAEHVYRHRGLEAVNHLFVVACSLDSMVMGEPQILGQLKDAYRASVESGTAGVVVNRLLHKAFSVAKRVRTETAIASSAVSISYAAVELAKHIFGDLSKTRAMLVGAGEMAELASTHLLNQGVKDIIIANRTLSRAQELSERMGGEPIPMERMFDRLHDVDIIISSTGSPTTVIRAKDIKGVLKKRRNSPMFFIDIAVPRDIDPDLNSLDNVYLYDIDDLKEVVEENTSKRQEEAVKARGVVDGETDAFGTWLQSLALNPTIVDLVDRSEDIARTELMKTLKRIGPVDRETEKALETLVLSVGRKVLHEPICFLKRRTREEGVADRFIDMARRMFNLDDEAVPPDAHMDRRRSPDSCAPEDIETFIESTRKDQ; from the coding sequence ATGGAAAACAGAATTTATCTCATAGGGCTCAATCACCGTACCGCCGGGGTGGAGGTGCGTGAGAAGTACGCCCTCACCAATACCGAGAATTTCGAGCAGGCCACCCTAGCCAATTGTCCTGTGAAAGAATGTATGGCGCTCTCCACCTGCAACCGCGTGGAAATCACCGTGGTGGCGGCGGAGGGCGTACCCGAACATGAAGTCACGGATGCCCTGCTTTCACACTGGTCGGCGGCCTGCGGCGGTTCTCCTGCAGAACTGGCTGAGCACGTCTACCGGCATCGCGGACTTGAAGCGGTGAACCACCTGTTTGTCGTCGCATGCAGCCTTGACTCCATGGTCATGGGCGAACCGCAGATCCTGGGGCAGCTCAAGGACGCCTATCGCGCATCCGTGGAAAGCGGAACAGCCGGAGTCGTGGTCAACCGGTTGTTGCACAAGGCCTTCTCCGTGGCCAAGCGCGTGCGTACCGAGACGGCCATCGCTTCCAGCGCGGTTTCCATCAGTTATGCTGCCGTAGAGCTTGCCAAGCACATTTTCGGCGACCTCTCCAAGACCCGAGCCATGCTCGTAGGGGCGGGCGAAATGGCCGAGCTGGCCTCCACTCATCTGCTCAATCAGGGAGTGAAGGACATCATCATCGCCAACCGTACGTTATCGCGCGCACAGGAGCTTTCCGAGCGCATGGGCGGCGAGCCCATCCCCATGGAGCGGATGTTCGACCGTCTGCACGATGTGGATATCATCATCAGCTCCACCGGCTCCCCTACCACCGTGATCCGGGCCAAGGACATCAAGGGCGTGCTGAAGAAGCGGCGCAACAGCCCCATGTTTTTCATCGACATTGCGGTCCCGCGCGACATCGACCCCGACCTGAACAGTCTCGACAACGTCTATTTGTATGACATTGATGACCTGAAGGAAGTGGTCGAAGAGAACACTTCCAAGCGTCAGGAAGAAGCGGTGAAGGCTCGCGGAGTCGTGGACGGGGAAACGGATGCGTTCGGGACATGGCTGCAGTCTCTGGCGCTCAATCCAACCATTGTCGATCTGGTGGATCGCAGCGAAGATATTGCCCGCACCGAACTCATGAAGACCCTCAAGCGCATCGGTCCCGTGGACAGGGAGACCGAAAAGGCGCTCGAAACCCTCGTACTCTCTGTGGGGCGCAAGGTCCTGCATGAGCCCATCTGTTTTCTCAAGCGACGCACCCGCGAGGAAGGGGTTGCGGATCGGTTCATCGACATGGCGCGGCGCATGTTCAACCTCGACGACGAGGCCGTCCCGCCGGATGCGCATATGGATCGTCGCCGGAGTCCCGACAGCTGTGCCCCCGAAGACATTGAAACATTCATAGAATCCACACGTAAGGATCAGTAA
- the secF gene encoding protein translocase subunit SecF — MGLQIIKPDTKIDFIGFRKIAFLISALVILMGLGSLVMQGGPKYGIDFAGGMIVQIKTEKQVDVETVKESLADVELPGLVVQRLGLEDDSEFLIRTSSSEVSSGEVRDMLSTALDSGLGKGGFEVQRLEMVGPKVGKDLRTKALEAMFFAVLLIAIYISGRFEQRWTAAAVMATGLFAGQYALALTGMDMAWLIVGMLAITLGLCWYLKLNYALGAVVALVHDVTITVGIFSILGKEFDLTIIAALLTIIGYSLNDTIIVFDRIRENLIGSKGKGEFKSIINTSVNQTLSRTLLTSGTTLLVVLCLYVLGGGVIHDFALALLIGIFVGTYSSIFVASPVLLGFGPTPPEVDEEPEAA; from the coding sequence ATGGGACTTCAGATAATCAAACCCGATACCAAGATCGACTTCATCGGCTTCAGGAAGATCGCCTTCCTGATCTCCGCGCTGGTCATCCTGATGGGACTCGGCTCCCTCGTCATGCAGGGCGGCCCCAAATACGGCATCGACTTCGCGGGCGGCATGATCGTACAGATCAAAACCGAAAAGCAGGTGGATGTCGAAACCGTCAAGGAATCCCTCGCCGACGTGGAGCTGCCCGGACTCGTGGTGCAGCGCCTCGGACTTGAGGACGACAGCGAATTCCTGATTCGCACCTCTTCCTCCGAGGTCTCCTCCGGAGAGGTTCGCGACATGCTCTCCACCGCCCTCGACAGCGGACTCGGCAAAGGCGGATTCGAAGTGCAGCGGCTTGAAATGGTCGGCCCCAAGGTGGGTAAGGACCTGCGAACCAAAGCGCTCGAAGCCATGTTCTTCGCCGTACTGCTGATAGCCATCTACATCTCCGGCCGCTTTGAGCAGCGCTGGACCGCAGCCGCGGTCATGGCCACCGGCCTCTTTGCCGGGCAGTATGCTCTGGCGCTGACCGGAATGGACATGGCATGGCTTATTGTGGGGATGCTCGCCATCACACTCGGGCTGTGCTGGTACCTCAAACTCAATTACGCCCTGGGAGCGGTTGTGGCCCTTGTCCACGACGTGACCATCACGGTGGGGATATTCTCCATTCTGGGCAAGGAGTTCGACCTGACCATCATCGCCGCGTTGCTGACCATCATCGGTTACTCGCTTAACGATACCATCATCGTGTTTGACCGCATCCGCGAGAACCTGATCGGCTCCAAGGGCAAAGGCGAATTCAAGAGCATCATCAACACCAGCGTGAACCAGACCCTGTCCCGTACGCTGCTTACATCCGGCACCACGCTTCTGGTCGTGCTCTGCCTGTACGTGCTCGGCGGCGGCGTGATTCACGACTTCGCGCTGGCACTTCTTATCGGCATCTTCGTCGGTACCTATTCCTCCATCTTCGTGGCAAGCCCGGTCCTTCTCGGATTCGGTCCCACCCCGCCTGAAGTGGATGAGGAGCCCGAAGCAGCCTAG
- the secD gene encoding protein translocase subunit SecD: MQSLRWRIIVSLLVLMLGLAYMLPSLPGIKGTSLGQTLPGSGINLGLDLKGGIHLTLGVDMNTAFKNAMARTGDDIKELAREDEVYVLKPVAMPGDRIEMTLLKKEQRDQFEKLLEDFQSVTIESTTSAEDGKVKYELGMNPKYRKELARMTLDQAVKTIRNRIDQFGVTEPDIRKQQASNRIQVQLPGLSDPERAIRIIGKTAHLEFKIVDQSIDPTKGILPPGRELSTRVGRDGKEVPVVLKSDAPLTGEYVTDARVSYGRMNEPYVSLSFDSKGARLFERITGENTGKLMAIVLDKKVYSAPVINEKISGGQASITGSFTTEEARDLAIVLRAGSLPAPISILEQRTVGPSLGQESIDNGINSALIGMALVLIFMVVYYGFAGVVADTVLVLNILLIMGGLAAFGATLTLPGIAGIILTIGMAVDANVIIFERIREELRKGLTARAAIEEGYSRATLTILDANVTTVIAAIILYQFGTGPIRGFAVTLTLGIITSMFTAIFVSRILFDMYAKNRAEGAKMSI, translated from the coding sequence ATGCAGAGTCTGCGTTGGAGAATCATTGTTTCGCTCTTAGTTCTGATGCTGGGGCTCGCGTACATGCTGCCGTCCCTTCCCGGCATCAAGGGCACTTCGCTGGGTCAGACCCTTCCCGGCAGCGGCATCAATCTCGGCCTCGACCTCAAGGGCGGCATCCACCTCACCCTCGGTGTCGATATGAACACCGCCTTCAAAAACGCCATGGCCCGCACGGGCGACGACATAAAGGAACTCGCCCGCGAGGACGAGGTCTACGTGCTCAAGCCCGTCGCAATGCCCGGCGACAGAATCGAAATGACCCTGCTCAAGAAAGAGCAGCGGGACCAGTTCGAAAAACTTCTCGAAGATTTCCAGTCGGTCACCATCGAATCCACCACCAGCGCGGAAGACGGCAAAGTCAAATACGAGCTGGGCATGAATCCGAAATACCGCAAGGAACTGGCGCGCATGACGCTTGACCAGGCGGTCAAGACCATTCGCAACCGCATTGACCAGTTCGGCGTGACCGAGCCGGATATTCGCAAGCAGCAGGCAAGCAACCGCATTCAGGTGCAGCTTCCCGGCCTGAGCGATCCGGAGCGCGCCATCCGAATCATCGGAAAGACTGCGCACCTCGAATTCAAGATCGTTGACCAGAGCATTGACCCGACCAAGGGCATCCTGCCCCCGGGCCGCGAGCTGAGCACCAGAGTGGGCCGCGACGGCAAGGAAGTACCCGTTGTCCTCAAAAGTGACGCGCCGCTTACCGGTGAATACGTCACCGATGCCCGCGTCAGCTATGGTCGCATGAACGAACCGTATGTTTCGCTGAGCTTCGACTCCAAGGGCGCGCGCCTGTTTGAGCGCATCACCGGCGAAAACACCGGCAAGCTCATGGCCATCGTTCTCGACAAGAAGGTATACTCCGCTCCGGTCATCAATGAAAAGATCAGCGGCGGACAGGCGAGCATCACCGGCAGTTTCACCACGGAAGAAGCCCGCGACCTCGCCATCGTGCTCCGCGCCGGTTCGCTTCCGGCCCCGATCTCCATTCTCGAACAGCGTACCGTCGGCCCGTCCCTCGGACAGGAATCCATCGACAACGGCATCAACTCCGCGCTCATCGGCATGGCGCTGGTGCTGATCTTCATGGTTGTCTACTACGGCTTTGCCGGAGTGGTCGCCGACACCGTGCTGGTCCTGAACATCCTGCTGATTATGGGCGGTCTGGCTGCATTCGGTGCGACCCTGACCCTGCCGGGCATCGCGGGTATCATCCTGACAATAGGCATGGCGGTCGACGCCAACGTCATCATCTTCGAACGTATCCGCGAGGAACTCCGCAAGGGGCTTACCGCAAGGGCCGCGATCGAGGAAGGCTACAGCCGCGCGACGTTGACCATTCTCGACGCCAACGTGACCACGGTCATCGCGGCCATCATCCTGTACCAGTTCGGTACCGGTCCGATCCGCGGATTCGCCGTGACCCTGACGCTGGGTATCATCACGTCCATGTTCACGGCCATCTTCGTCTCGCGCATTCTCTTCGACATGTACGCCAAGAACCGCGCGGAAGGCGCCAAGATGAGCATCTAG
- a CDS encoding precorrin-2 dehydrogenase/sirohydrochlorin ferrochelatase family protein, which translates to MHDYPVFLSLENRRCLVVGAGGVGRRKAASLLDAGVGEVLVLDTGDPAPEVLKLADCGNAVFEQRSFDESDLEGRFLVFACTSNGELNSRIADLCEERGILCNIADCPERADFIVPAAFRRGDLTLAISTGGASPAVCRMIRCELDDMFGEEYAALLKLMARLRPLVLELGMETGHNTALFRELARSGLLEAFERQDLDKAGQILEEFLPAPMRDNIPELLDGLV; encoded by the coding sequence ATGCATGATTACCCGGTCTTTCTTTCCCTCGAAAACAGACGTTGCCTCGTGGTCGGCGCAGGTGGTGTGGGACGCCGCAAGGCCGCATCCCTGCTTGATGCCGGAGTCGGCGAAGTGCTGGTGCTCGACACGGGTGACCCGGCTCCGGAAGTGTTGAAGCTGGCCGATTGCGGCAATGCGGTTTTCGAGCAGCGTTCTTTCGACGAGAGCGATCTGGAAGGCCGTTTTCTTGTCTTTGCCTGTACCAGTAACGGCGAGCTGAACTCGAGGATTGCCGACTTGTGTGAAGAAAGGGGAATCCTCTGCAATATTGCCGATTGTCCGGAGCGGGCCGATTTCATCGTGCCCGCCGCGTTCCGGCGAGGCGATCTGACGCTGGCCATTTCAACGGGGGGCGCCAGTCCGGCGGTGTGTCGTATGATACGCTGCGAGCTTGATGACATGTTCGGCGAAGAGTATGCCGCGCTCTTGAAGCTCATGGCGCGGCTGAGGCCGCTCGTGCTCGAACTCGGAATGGAAACCGGCCATAACACCGCTCTCTTCCGCGAGCTTGCCCGGTCCGGGCTGCTTGAAGCTTTTGAGCGGCAGGACCTTGACAAGGCCGGACAAATCCTTGAGGAATTTCTGCCCGCACCGATGCGGGACAACATACCGGAGTTGCTTGATGGGCTTGTTTGA